The following coding sequences lie in one Rutidosis leptorrhynchoides isolate AG116_Rl617_1_P2 chromosome 6, CSIRO_AGI_Rlap_v1, whole genome shotgun sequence genomic window:
- the LOC139855457 gene encoding casparian strip membrane protein 1-like, with the protein MDSSHSTKESGDIPIPVHEPKSTKKAPTPVVKSAKNGAKLLLVSRLKRGFGIFDFILRICAIAAALAAATAMGTTSQQLPFFTQFFRFKADYNDLPAFTFFVIANAIAAAYLVLSLPFSIVCIVRPHIVGARLMLLIFDTIAVTLVTAAASAAASIVYLAHNGNSNANWGTICQQFDDFCQRVSGAVVASYVTAVLFIVLVTVSAIALRRK; encoded by the exons ATGGATTCAAGTCATTCAACCAAAGAAAGCGGTGATATTCCAATCCCGGTCCATGAGCCCAAATCAACTAAGAAAGCCCCTACTCCTGTCGTTAAGTCAGCCAAAAATGGCGCTAAACTGCTACTGGTCTCAAGGTTAAAAAGAGGCTTTGGGATCTTTGACTTCATATTGAGGATATGTGCTATTGCTGCTGCTCTAGCGGCTGCTACCGCTATGGGGACCACGAGCCAACAGCTCCCTTTTTTCACACAGTTCTTCCGGTTTAAAGCTGACTACAACGACCTCCCTGCTTTCAC GTTTTTTGTGATCGCAAATGCAATTGCGGCTGCATACTTGGTCCTCTCGTTACCATTCTCTATAGTGTGCATTGTTCGTCCACATATTGTTGGAGCTAGACTGATGCTTCTTATATTTGACACT ATAGCCGTGACTTTGGTCACTGCTGCAGCATCAGCGGCTGCATCGATAGTCTACTTGGCACACAATGGCAACTCGAATGCAAATTGGGGAACAATTTGCCAACAATTTGATGACTTCTGTCAGCGTGTTAGCGGAGCGGTGGTGGCTTCGTACGTTACTGCAGTCCTTTTCATAGTTTTGGTGACCGTATCTGCAATTGCTCTAAGAAGAAAGTGA